A window of Pararhodobacter sp. genomic DNA:
TTCCTGCAAGGCACTGACGGGCGTATCATTTTTGCCATTCCCTATGAGCAGGATTTCACCGTTATCGGCACCACCGAGGCCCCCGAATCCGACCCGGACACCACGCCGCGCTGTTCCGAGGCCGAGCGCGATTATCTTTGCGCCTTTGCGTCCGGGTACTTCAAGAAACCGATCCGGCCCGACGATGTGCTCTGGACCTATTCGGGGGTGCGCCCGCTCTATGACGACGGCGCAAGCAGTGCGACGGCGGCAACGCGGGACTATGTCCTGTCCCTCGATACCGGGGCGGGCGCGCCGGTTCTGACGATTTTCGGCGGCAAGATCACCACCTATCGCCGTCTGGCCGAGGCGGTTCTGGACCGATTGGACGGGCATCTGGCGATCAAGCCGCGCTGGACCGCGGGGGTCGCGCTGCCCGGTGGCGATTTTCCGGTGGAGGGCGGGCCCGAGCTGGTTTCCACCCTCAAATCACGCTACCCCTTTTTGTCAGACATTTGGGCGGAGCGCCTGATCCGCGCCTATGGGACCGAGGCGCGCGCCGTCCTGGGGGAGGCCGCCACCGCAGAGGACCTGGGGCAGGATTTCGGGGCAACCCTGACCGCGCGCGAGGTTGATTGGCTGGTGACGCAGGAATTCGCGCAGACCGCCGATGACATCCTGTGGCGGCGCTCGAAACTGGGTCTGCGGCTCACGGCAACGCAAGTCGAGGCGTTAAACACCTATCTGACGGCGATCTGACGCGAATTTCAGCGCAGACCCGGTTTTCCTGCCGCGAAATGCGCGATAACGTGCGCGCCAGTCGATTAGCAGGAGCGCCAAAATGGCCGAGATCAAAGACCCCGAAAACACCATCCTGATGGAACTCAAGGGCGGCACCGTCGTCATCGAACTGATGCCGGCCATCGCGCCCAAACATGCCGAGCGCATGAAGGCATTGGCGCGCGCCGGTGCCTATGACAATGTCGTCTTTCACCGGGTGATCGACGGGTTCATGGCGCAAACCGGCGACGTGGCGAATGGCAACAAGGCCAAGAATTTCAACATGGGCCGCGCCGGAACCGGTGCCTCGGATCTGCCGGATCTGCCCGCGGAATTCTCGAATATCCCGCATGATCGCGGCACGTTGGGGGCGGCGCGTTCGCAAAACCCGAATTCGGCCAATAGCCAATTCTTCATCAATTTCAGCGACAACCATTTCCTGAACAAGCAATACACGGTCTATGGCCGGGTTCTCTCGGGGATGGAGCATGTCGATGCGATCGGGCGTGGCGAGCCGCCGCGTGAGCCTGACATGATGATCAGCGTCAAGGTGGCCGCCGATGTTGAGGCGTAACCTGCTGGCCGCCGTTCTGGCGGTGACTCTGGCGCCCGTCGCGGCGTTTGCAGAGCAACACGGCACCTCGGCGATGCCGCTCCTTGAGATCGACGTGGCCGGCGAGGCAACCGGGACAATTCGCATCCAACTGCGCCCCGATCTTGCCCCCGGTCATGTGGAGCGGGTGATCACCCTCGCCGAGCGGGGCGCCTATGACAACGTCGTCTTTCACCGGGTGATTGACGGGTTCATGGCGCAAACCGGCGATGTGCAATTCGGTGTGCGCGGCGGGGACACGTCGCGCGCGGGTATGGGCGGCTCTGAGTTGCCGGATTTGGCGGCTGAATTCACCGATGCGCCCTTTGCGCGCGGTGTGATGGGCATGGCCCGGTCACGCGCACCCAATTCGGCAAACAGCCAGTTCTTTCTGATGTTTGAACCGGCGCCGCATCTGGACACGCAATATACCGTCGTCGGCGAGATCATCGACGGGCTCGACGTGTTGGATGCGATCCATCGTGGGCGCGGCCCCAATGGCGCGATGACGGATGAGCCCGATTACATGGCCGATGTGCGCGTGGTGATGCCCGACTGACGGGCGGCACGATAGCGATTGGAGGGGCCCGCGGCGCTGCTGCGGGCCTTTTTTCGTGCCTGATCCGCCGCTTTTGCCGTCGCCTCTCCGGTGTTTCACCCCATGGGGCACCGGATGGCCGAATAGCGGCAAATATACCCGGATGTGACCGTCACACCGTCGAGTTGGGCTTTATTTC
This region includes:
- a CDS encoding peptidylprolyl isomerase, translated to MLRRNLLAAVLAVTLAPVAAFAEQHGTSAMPLLEIDVAGEATGTIRIQLRPDLAPGHVERVITLAERGAYDNVVFHRVIDGFMAQTGDVQFGVRGGDTSRAGMGGSELPDLAAEFTDAPFARGVMGMARSRAPNSANSQFFLMFEPAPHLDTQYTVVGEIIDGLDVLDAIHRGRGPNGAMTDEPDYMADVRVVMPD
- a CDS encoding peptidylprolyl isomerase → MAEIKDPENTILMELKGGTVVIELMPAIAPKHAERMKALARAGAYDNVVFHRVIDGFMAQTGDVANGNKAKNFNMGRAGTGASDLPDLPAEFSNIPHDRGTLGAARSQNPNSANSQFFINFSDNHFLNKQYTVYGRVLSGMEHVDAIGRGEPPREPDMMISVKVAADVEA